The following proteins are co-located in the Larus michahellis chromosome 9, bLarMic1.1, whole genome shotgun sequence genome:
- the LOC141748465 gene encoding uncharacterized protein LOC141748465, which yields MSDTQQGQAHHFGGRETTEANRLSQKYEARKKKCSSNTRKTFRTRTAGQEGAERFRKHPPAGPPASHWCCPGTSRVGCSPSCPVSLQRSRQRGSAALAGHPRGSFRAADTQGGWDPQGSPQHWGRSIFCPLRLGPNPFQPAGVPYRLLTHACLLGCSGAAPRLPQPWPCSTLPRGAAAPQPLAEPTRLPLQPCPATSSAWGQKPATGVASAGGTSPQAGVSRDALGSSSPPAATSALSCPAPGHGPCVHRAGEECLPLGRPFLGRGRCVTEEGAAVAAGRECSSYPPSGSFLPREAPLSCSRLQALLGPCLPPAGPKNNCPAQVWGRASGLGLQPWGKNEIPKRRSVPWTN from the exons ATGTCAGATACACAGCAGGGGCAGGCGCATCATTTTGGAGGCAGAGAGACCACTGAGGCAAATAGGCTTTCCCAAAAATATgaggcaagaaagaagaaatgctcCTCAAATACACGCAAAACCTTTCGGACACGTACTGCTGGGCAGGAGGGTGCAGAACGCTTCAGGAAACACCCACCAGCAG GTCCTCCAGCATCACACTGGTGCTGCCCCGGCACCAGCAGAGTGGGATGCTCCCCATCCTGTCCCGTGAGCCTGCAGAGGAGCCGGCAGCGTGGGTCAGCAGCCCTTGCCGGGCACCCCAGAGGCAGTTTCAGGGCTGCGGACACACAGGGCGGATGGGACCCTCAGGGATCCCCCCAGCACTGGGGACGGAGCATCTTCTGCCCTCTGCGCCTGGGTCCCAACCCTTTCCAGCCTGCTGGTGTACCCTACAGGCTTCTAACTCACGCCTGCTTGCTCGGCTGCAGCGGtgcagcccccaggctcccccagccctggccttGCAGCACCCTTCCCCGGGGTgccgcagccccgcagccccttGCCGAGCCAACCCgcctccccctgcagccctgtcctgccaCCAGCAGCGCGTGGGGGCAAAAGCCAGCGACTGGTGTGGCCTCTGCAGGGGGGACATCCCCCCAGGCTGGGGTCTCACGGGATGCTCTTGGGAGCTCCTCTCCTCCCGCCGCCACCTCTGCCCTCTCCTGTCCTGCCCCGGGCCATGGTCCTTGCGTGCACAGGGCGGGCGAGGAGTGTCTTCCCCTTGGGCGGCCGTTTCTGGGAAGAGGTCGGTGTGTGACAGAGGAAGGAGCCGcggtggctgcaggcagggagtgcTCCTCGTACCCACCCTCCGGCTCCTTCCTGCCTCGCGAAGCTCCGCTTTCCTGCAGCCGGCTCCAAGCTCTTCTTGGCCCCTGCCTCCCGCCCGCGGGGCCTAAAAATAACTGCCCTGCGCAGGTCTGGGGAAGAGCTTCTGGGCTGGGGTTGCAGCCctgggggaaaaatgaaataccAAAGAGACGGTCAGTGCCCTGGACAAACTGA